The proteins below are encoded in one region of Streptomyces cyanogenus:
- a CDS encoding DUF2201 family putative metallopeptidase: MRLLRANPALAAVEFDVCRTEDCVLAPREGLLVTDSDGTVHAHPDRLAEPAAWAWALAHAVLHLGFGHLPAARGAREQPDRYDLAARCVVVDRFLLGFPVGTAPEEIPVSYPDGDEERLAARWRAHGLPPAYERCGTAGPEPDQVLTEWLPWRGPAPDRQLAFATALTRTVSAAMDMAGGRRDSLDGEPAVRRPWEQALSWFVSSYPLLGGIAAGITLVADAELARAHGIQIAAVDPEAGEIYVNPLRTFEDEEWRFILAHEMLHAALRHGDRCGTRDPYLFNIACDYVINGWLVEMQVGTMPEGLLHDPRLAGLSAEEVYDRIAGDLRRMRRLATLRGKGAGDVLGGPLRPAGDYVDLDEFYRRGLTRGLDLHQAQERGFLPGGLVAEIRALSHPPLPWDAQLARWFDEFVPRPEPVRSFARPARRQASTPDIPRAGRYFPPEEIARCTFGVVLDTSGSMSTTLLGKALGAIASYAESRDVPAARVVFCDAAPHDAGYLPVTEIAGRVRVHGRGGTVLQPGIDLLLRAEDFPPGAPVLVITDGWCDTLRVRREHAYLIPQGGHLPFTPRGPVFRVR, translated from the coding sequence ATGCGGCTGCTGCGCGCCAACCCGGCACTCGCCGCCGTCGAGTTCGACGTCTGCCGCACCGAGGACTGCGTCCTGGCCCCGCGCGAGGGCCTGCTCGTCACCGACTCCGACGGCACCGTGCACGCCCACCCCGACCGGCTCGCCGAACCAGCCGCCTGGGCGTGGGCGCTCGCGCACGCCGTACTCCACCTCGGCTTCGGACACCTCCCTGCCGCCAGGGGGGCGCGTGAGCAGCCCGACCGGTACGACCTCGCCGCCCGCTGCGTCGTCGTCGACCGCTTCCTGCTCGGCTTCCCCGTCGGCACCGCCCCCGAGGAAATCCCCGTGAGCTACCCCGACGGCGACGAGGAGCGGCTCGCCGCCCGCTGGCGCGCCCACGGCCTGCCGCCGGCCTACGAGCGCTGCGGCACCGCCGGCCCCGAACCCGACCAGGTGCTCACCGAATGGCTCCCCTGGCGGGGACCCGCCCCGGACCGCCAGCTGGCGTTCGCCACCGCCCTGACCCGCACGGTGTCCGCCGCGATGGACATGGCGGGCGGACGCCGGGACAGCCTCGACGGCGAACCGGCCGTACGCCGCCCCTGGGAGCAGGCCCTGAGCTGGTTCGTCTCCTCCTACCCGCTGCTCGGCGGCATCGCGGCCGGCATCACCCTGGTCGCCGACGCCGAACTCGCCCGCGCCCACGGCATCCAGATCGCCGCCGTCGACCCCGAGGCCGGCGAGATCTACGTCAACCCGCTGCGCACCTTCGAGGACGAGGAGTGGCGGTTCATCCTCGCCCACGAGATGCTGCACGCCGCCCTGCGCCACGGCGACCGCTGCGGCACCCGCGACCCCTACCTGTTCAACATCGCCTGCGACTACGTCATCAACGGCTGGCTGGTCGAGATGCAGGTCGGCACCATGCCCGAGGGACTGCTGCACGACCCGCGGCTGGCCGGCCTGTCCGCCGAGGAGGTCTACGACCGCATCGCCGGCGACCTGCGCCGGATGCGCCGCCTGGCCACCCTGCGCGGCAAGGGCGCCGGCGACGTACTCGGCGGCCCGCTCCGCCCGGCCGGCGACTATGTCGACCTGGACGAGTTCTACCGCCGCGGCCTCACCCGCGGCCTCGACCTGCACCAGGCGCAGGAACGCGGGTTCCTGCCCGGCGGCCTGGTCGCGGAGATCCGTGCCCTCAGCCACCCGCCGTTGCCCTGGGACGCGCAACTGGCCCGCTGGTTCGACGAGTTCGTCCCGCGCCCGGAGCCCGTACGGTCCTTTGCCCGCCCCGCCCGCCGCCAGGCCTCCACCCCCGACATCCCGCGCGCGGGCCGCTACTTCCCGCCGGAGGAGATCGCCCGCTGCACCTTCGGCGTGGTCCTCGACACCTCCGGTTCGATGAGTACCACGCTGCTCGGCAAGGCGCTCGGCGCGATCGCCTCCTACGCCGAGTCCCGCGACGTGCCGGCCGCCCGCGTGGTGTTCTGCGACGCCGCCCCGCACGACGCCGGCTACCTTCCGGTCACCGAGATCGCCGGCCGGGTGCGGGTGCACGGGCGCGGCGGTACGGTCCTGCAGCCCGGCATCGACCTGCTGCTCCGGGCCGAGGACTTCCCGCCCGGCGCCCCGGTGCTGGTCATCACCGACGGCTGGTGCGACACGCTGCGGGTACGCAGGGAACACGCCTACCTGATCCCGCAGGGAGGTCACCTGCCGTTCACGCCGCGTGGGCCGGTCTTCAGAGTGCGATGA
- a CDS encoding OsmC family protein, translating into MATTRTAHTVWEGNLLEGNGVVTFDSSGIGEQPVSWPSRAEQANGKTSPEELIAAAHSSCFSMALSHGLAGAGTPPTRLETKADVTFQPGEGITGIHLTVRGEVPGLDADGFRSAAEDAKKNCPVSQALTGTTITLSAELA; encoded by the coding sequence GTGGCAACCACGCGCACCGCCCACACCGTCTGGGAAGGCAACCTGCTCGAAGGCAACGGAGTCGTCACCTTCGACTCCTCCGGCATCGGCGAGCAGCCGGTGTCGTGGCCCTCGCGCGCCGAGCAGGCGAACGGCAAGACCAGCCCCGAGGAGCTGATCGCCGCCGCCCACTCCAGCTGCTTCTCCATGGCCCTCTCGCACGGCCTGGCCGGCGCCGGCACCCCGCCCACCCGGCTGGAGACCAAGGCCGACGTCACCTTCCAGCCGGGCGAGGGCATCACCGGCATCCACCTCACCGTGCGCGGCGAGGTGCCGGGCCTGGACGCGGACGGCTTCCGTTCGGCGGCCGAGGACGCCAAGAAGAACTGCCCGGTCAGCCAGGCCCTGACCGGTACGACGATCACCCTGTCGGCCGAGCTGGCCTGA
- the narJ gene encoding nitrate reductase molybdenum cofactor assembly chaperone produces MPSDAMLYQAAALCLTYPDEDLVARLPLLREAAPQLRAFTDHAALTPPEELAAHYAQVFGFGGRRSLYLSRWHDGDTRRRGMCLARFADVYRRHGLECGGGELPDFLPAVLEFTARTGDSTLLTEHRDGLEGLRVRLTDCGTPYAGVLDAVCAALPTAHTGDHP; encoded by the coding sequence ATGCCCTCGGACGCGATGCTCTACCAGGCGGCGGCCCTCTGCCTGACCTACCCGGACGAGGACCTCGTCGCCCGGCTGCCGCTGCTGCGCGAGGCCGCTCCGCAGCTGCGGGCGTTCACCGACCACGCGGCCCTCACCCCGCCGGAGGAACTGGCCGCACACTATGCGCAGGTCTTCGGCTTCGGGGGCCGGCGCAGTCTGTACCTGAGCCGCTGGCACGACGGCGACACCCGGCGGCGCGGGATGTGCCTGGCCCGCTTCGCGGACGTCTACCGCCGGCACGGCTTGGAGTGCGGCGGCGGGGAGCTGCCGGACTTCCTGCCGGCGGTGCTGGAGTTCACGGCGCGGACCGGGGACAGCACGCTGCTGACGGAACACCGCGACGGCCTGGAGGGGCTGCGTGTGCGGCTGACCGACTGCGGGACACCGTACGCGGGCGTGCTGGATGCCGTGTGCGCCGCCCTGCCGACCGCTCACACCGGCGACCACCCGTGA
- a CDS encoding helix-turn-helix domain-containing protein — MSERRAAPTVGQVVLGKRLQELREAAGLSREEAARVLRVASATVRRMEMAEVALKIPYVQVLLATYGVAEEEAGAFVRLAEEANQPGWWQRFHDVLPDWFSLYVSLEGAARIIRSYEPHFVPGLLQTEEYARAVLEAGTIGQSSPEAVERHVSLRMERQRLLERDDPPHLWVIMDETVLRRPVSMRPEVLRDQLDRLLEYAERDRVTLQVAEFAAGPHPGTYAPFTLFRFAEPELPDMVFTEYLTGALYLDSRREVAAHLEVLDHMTARAASAQRTRKLLREHREGL; from the coding sequence GTGAGTGAGCGGCGGGCTGCGCCCACCGTGGGCCAGGTGGTGCTCGGCAAACGGTTGCAGGAGCTGCGGGAGGCGGCGGGGCTCAGCCGCGAGGAGGCCGCCCGGGTGCTCAGGGTGGCGTCGGCGACCGTACGGCGGATGGAGATGGCCGAGGTCGCGCTGAAGATCCCCTACGTGCAGGTGCTGCTGGCCACCTACGGGGTGGCCGAGGAGGAGGCCGGCGCGTTCGTGCGGCTGGCCGAGGAGGCGAACCAGCCGGGCTGGTGGCAGCGGTTCCACGACGTGCTGCCGGACTGGTTCAGCCTGTACGTCAGCCTGGAGGGCGCCGCCCGGATCATCCGCTCCTACGAGCCGCACTTCGTGCCCGGCCTGCTGCAGACCGAGGAGTACGCGCGGGCGGTGCTGGAGGCCGGGACGATCGGGCAGAGCTCGCCGGAGGCGGTCGAGCGGCATGTGTCGCTGCGCATGGAACGGCAGCGGCTGCTGGAGCGCGACGATCCGCCCCACCTGTGGGTCATCATGGACGAGACGGTGCTCAGGCGCCCGGTGAGCATGCGGCCCGAGGTGCTGCGGGACCAGCTCGACCGGCTGCTGGAGTACGCCGAACGGGACCGGGTCACCCTGCAGGTCGCCGAGTTCGCCGCGGGCCCGCACCCGGGGACGTACGCGCCGTTCACGCTGTTCCGGTTCGCCGAGCCGGAGCTGCCGGACATGGTGTTCACCGAGTACCTGACCGGCGCCCTGTACCTGGACTCGCGCCGGGAGGTGGCCGCGCACCTGGAGGTGCTGGACCACATGACGGCCCGGGCCGCGTCCGCGCAGCGCACCCGGAAGCTGCTGCGGGAGCACCGCGAGGGACTCTGA
- a CDS encoding helix-turn-helix domain-containing protein, translating into MPLAASAPTVSAVTGKGVGPLLRAWRERRRISQLELALRADSSARHISFVETGRSRPSEEMVLRLAEQLQVPVRERNALLLAAGYAPRYPETPLADPALDALRDGIERLIRGYEPYPALVVDAGYTVVAANRGIAMLLEGVPEELTAPAPNAMRLTLHPEGLAPRIRNLREWRGHLLAQMEREIALHRSDRLRALYEEVAAYPVPEDQPDTEPAGSVPYFALPLHIEHAGRTLSFVSSISTFNTPMDVTVAELAIETFLPADPATAKYLHTLAG; encoded by the coding sequence ATGCCTCTTGCCGCGTCCGCTCCCACCGTGTCCGCCGTCACCGGCAAGGGTGTCGGCCCGCTGCTGCGCGCCTGGCGGGAGCGGCGCCGGATCTCACAGCTGGAACTGGCGCTGCGCGCCGACTCCTCCGCCCGGCACATCAGTTTCGTGGAGACCGGCCGGTCCCGGCCGAGCGAGGAGATGGTGCTGCGGCTCGCCGAACAGCTCCAGGTGCCGGTGCGGGAGCGCAACGCCCTGCTGCTGGCGGCCGGTTACGCCCCGCGCTATCCGGAGACCCCGCTGGCCGACCCGGCGCTGGACGCGCTGCGCGACGGCATCGAGCGGCTCATCCGGGGATACGAGCCGTATCCCGCGCTGGTGGTCGACGCCGGGTACACGGTCGTCGCCGCGAACCGGGGCATCGCCATGCTGCTGGAGGGCGTTCCCGAGGAGCTGACGGCCCCGGCGCCGAACGCGATGCGGCTGACCCTGCACCCGGAGGGGCTGGCGCCGCGCATCCGCAACCTGCGGGAGTGGCGCGGGCATCTGCTGGCCCAGATGGAGCGGGAGATCGCCCTGCACCGCTCGGACCGGCTCCGCGCCCTGTACGAGGAGGTCGCGGCCTATCCGGTGCCCGAGGACCAGCCGGACACCGAACCGGCCGGGTCCGTACCGTACTTCGCGCTGCCGCTGCACATCGAGCACGCCGGCCGGACCCTGTCGTTCGTGTCCTCGATCTCCACGTTCAACACGCCGATGGACGTCACCGTCGCCGAACTCGCCATCGAGACGTTCCTGCCGGCGGACCCGGCCACCGCCAAGTACCTGCACACCCTGGCCGGTTGA
- a CDS encoding 4a-hydroxytetrahydrobiopterin dehydratase — MAVEPLSQKEIEDRLAELPGWSVDGDRLTRSYRLGSHFAAAALVVHIAGIQDELDHHSDLTLGYNTVSLSVNTHSAGGAVTGKDFALARRVEDIAPGHGAH; from the coding sequence ATGGCCGTCGAACCGCTGTCGCAGAAGGAGATCGAGGACCGGCTGGCCGAACTGCCCGGCTGGTCGGTCGACGGCGACCGCCTCACCCGCTCCTACCGGCTCGGCTCGCACTTCGCGGCGGCCGCGCTGGTCGTGCACATCGCCGGCATCCAGGACGAGCTGGACCACCACTCCGACCTCACCCTCGGCTACAACACCGTATCCCTGAGCGTGAACACGCACAGCGCGGGCGGCGCCGTCACCGGGAAGGACTTCGCTCTCGCCCGCAGGGTGGAGGACATCGCCCCAGGCCACGGGGCACACTGA
- a CDS encoding class I SAM-dependent methyltransferase → MLDYEKEAGDYDALRGGEARAHEAAHAVLGLIPERPGRLLDVACGTGIVTRRLAAARPGLRVTGADLTPAMVRMAAARLPGAIVRADSRRLPFPAGSFDAVTSIWLLHLLADPEDVRAVVAECARVLRPGGTYVTTVDKAAAHDVGSDIDAVLAARPRHPAADAAGTVTAHAVRSGLRPAGHGAFRGTGQGRSPRTTIADLRRGWFTALPPGEPRTEEFAARLAALPGQDRRRPDPRFSVRAFRKPAAADESGGLRTG, encoded by the coding sequence GTGCTCGATTACGAGAAGGAAGCCGGCGACTACGACGCCTTACGCGGCGGCGAGGCCCGCGCCCACGAGGCCGCACACGCCGTCCTCGGCCTGATACCGGAGCGGCCGGGCCGCCTCCTCGACGTCGCCTGCGGCACCGGGATCGTCACCCGGCGGCTCGCCGCCGCGCGCCCCGGGCTGCGGGTGACCGGCGCGGACCTCACCCCCGCCATGGTCCGCATGGCCGCGGCCCGGCTGCCCGGCGCGATCGTCCGGGCCGACAGCCGCCGGCTGCCCTTCCCCGCCGGCTCCTTCGACGCGGTCACCAGCATCTGGCTGCTGCACCTGCTCGCGGACCCCGAGGACGTCCGCGCCGTGGTCGCCGAGTGCGCCCGGGTGCTGCGTCCCGGCGGGACGTACGTCACGACGGTCGACAAGGCCGCCGCGCACGACGTCGGCAGCGACATCGACGCCGTCCTCGCGGCCCGTCCGCGCCACCCGGCCGCCGACGCCGCCGGCACCGTCACCGCGCACGCCGTCCGGTCCGGACTGCGGCCCGCCGGCCACGGCGCCTTCCGCGGCACCGGACAGGGCCGCAGCCCCCGCACCACCATCGCCGACCTGCGCCGCGGCTGGTTCACGGCGCTGCCGCCGGGCGAGCCGCGCACCGAGGAGTTCGCCGCACGCCTGGCCGCACTCCCCGGCCAGGACCGTCGGCGTCCCGACCCCCGGTTCAGCGTCCGCGCCTTCCGCAAACCGGCGGCCGCCGACGAGTCCGGCGGCTTGCGCACCGGCTAG
- a CDS encoding glycoside hydrolase family 48 protein, with protein sequence MDPGRKRRTVRRLWTAVAAAFALPLSMLATGTPAAHAASVQCSVDYRTDDWGAGFTADLTITNRGTDTIDGWTLSYAYAGDQKLSNGWNGTWSQSGRTVTVKNASYNGTIAAGAAVSTGAQFTYSGTNTAPTAFTVNGTTCAGAHQPPVTVLTSPSAGAVYTQGTAVPLAATAAAADDATIGKVEFYDDTTLLGTDTSAPYSLSVSSLTVGSHSLVAKAYDSLGASAASTPVGITVASGPAVVASPSQLGVQQGRSGTFSVKLSTRPSANVTVSTARTDGNTGLSVTAGSSLTFTPSDWNTAQTVTITADSSGTGSATFTASATGHTRATVTVTELPASKAYDARFLDLYGKITNPANGYLSPKGPYHSVETLIVEAPDQGHETTSEAYSYLLWLQAMYGKVTGDWSKFNGAWELMEKYMIPTHADQPTNSFYNASKPATYAPELDTPNEYPARLDTSVSVGSDPVSGELKSAYGTDDVYGMHWIQDVDNVYGYGNGPGRCEAGPAATGPSYINTFQRGPQESVWETVPQPTCDAFKYGGRNGYLDLFTGDSSYARQWKYTDAPDADARAVQAAYWADVWAKAQGRSADVSATVAKAAKMGDYLRYAMYDKYFKKIGNCVGASACPAGTGKDASHYLLSWYYAWGGATDTSAGWAWRIGSSHVHGGYQNPLAAYALSSYADLKPRSATGATDWGKSLQRQLEFYQWLQSSEGAIAGGATNSWQGRYATPPAGTSTFYGMAYDWQPVYHDPPSNQWFGFQAWSVERVAEYYQQTGNAQAKAVLDKWVKWALSKTTINPDGTYRIPSTLQWSGRPDTWNPSSPGSNSGLHVTVADYTDDVGVAAAYARTLTYYAARSGDAAAKSTAKALLDGMWNNHQDGLGIAVPETRTDYSRFGDSVYVPSGWTGTMPNGDAINSSSTFTSLRSFYKSDPNWSKIEAYLRGGAAPVFTYHRFWAQADIALAMGSYAELLE encoded by the coding sequence ATGGATCCCGGACGCAAGCGCAGAACCGTGCGCAGACTGTGGACGGCGGTGGCCGCCGCGTTCGCACTGCCCTTGTCGATGCTCGCCACCGGCACGCCGGCCGCACACGCGGCGTCGGTGCAGTGCAGTGTCGACTACAGGACCGACGACTGGGGTGCGGGCTTCACCGCCGACCTCACGATCACCAACCGCGGCACCGACACCATCGACGGCTGGACACTGTCGTACGCCTACGCGGGCGACCAGAAGCTGTCCAACGGCTGGAACGGGACCTGGTCCCAGTCCGGCCGGACGGTCACCGTGAAGAACGCCTCGTACAACGGCACCATCGCGGCGGGCGCCGCCGTCTCCACCGGTGCCCAGTTCACCTACAGCGGCACCAACACCGCCCCCACCGCCTTCACCGTCAACGGCACGACCTGCGCCGGCGCCCACCAGCCGCCGGTGACGGTGCTGACCAGCCCGAGCGCGGGCGCCGTCTACACGCAGGGGACCGCGGTGCCGCTGGCGGCGACCGCGGCGGCGGCCGACGACGCGACCATCGGCAAGGTCGAGTTCTACGACGACACCACGCTGCTGGGCACGGACACCAGCGCTCCGTACTCGCTCTCGGTCTCCAGTTTGACCGTGGGCAGTCACTCGTTGGTGGCGAAGGCCTACGACAGCCTCGGCGCGTCCGCCGCTTCCACCCCGGTCGGCATCACCGTGGCCTCCGGGCCCGCGGTGGTCGCCTCGCCGAGCCAACTGGGCGTGCAGCAGGGGCGGTCGGGCACGTTCTCGGTGAAGCTGTCGACGCGGCCGAGCGCGAACGTGACGGTGAGCACGGCCCGTACGGACGGCAACACCGGCCTTTCCGTGACGGCTGGTTCCTCGCTGACCTTCACCCCGTCGGACTGGAACACCGCGCAGACGGTGACCATCACGGCGGACTCCTCCGGCACCGGCAGCGCGACCTTCACCGCGTCGGCAACCGGCCACACCAGGGCGACGGTCACCGTCACCGAGCTGCCCGCGTCGAAGGCGTACGACGCCCGGTTCCTGGACCTGTACGGGAAGATCACCAATCCGGCGAACGGCTACCTCTCCCCCAAGGGCCCGTACCACTCGGTGGAGACGCTGATCGTGGAGGCTCCGGACCAGGGCCACGAGACCACGTCCGAGGCCTACAGCTACCTTCTCTGGCTGCAGGCGATGTACGGCAAGGTCACCGGCGACTGGTCGAAGTTCAACGGCGCCTGGGAGCTCATGGAGAAGTACATGATCCCCACGCACGCCGACCAGCCGACGAACTCCTTCTACAACGCCTCCAAACCGGCGACGTACGCACCCGAGCTGGACACGCCGAACGAATATCCGGCCAGGCTGGACACGTCGGTGTCGGTGGGTTCCGATCCGGTGTCCGGTGAACTGAAGTCGGCCTACGGCACGGACGACGTCTACGGGATGCACTGGATCCAGGACGTGGACAACGTCTACGGCTACGGCAACGGGCCCGGCAGGTGCGAGGCCGGTCCGGCGGCCACCGGACCGTCGTACATCAACACCTTCCAGCGCGGCCCGCAGGAGTCGGTGTGGGAGACCGTTCCGCAGCCGACCTGCGACGCCTTCAAGTACGGCGGCAGGAACGGCTACCTGGACCTGTTCACCGGCGACAGCTCGTACGCCAGGCAGTGGAAGTACACCGACGCCCCGGACGCGGACGCCCGCGCGGTGCAGGCCGCGTACTGGGCCGACGTGTGGGCGAAGGCGCAGGGCAGGAGCGCGGACGTGTCCGCGACGGTCGCCAAGGCCGCGAAGATGGGCGACTACCTGCGGTATGCGATGTACGACAAGTACTTCAAGAAGATCGGCAACTGTGTGGGCGCCTCCGCCTGCCCGGCCGGCACCGGCAAGGACGCCTCGCACTACCTGCTGTCCTGGTACTACGCCTGGGGCGGGGCCACCGACACATCCGCCGGCTGGGCCTGGCGGATCGGCTCCAGCCATGTCCACGGCGGGTACCAGAACCCGCTCGCCGCGTACGCGCTCAGCTCCTACGCCGATCTGAAGCCCAGGTCGGCGACCGGCGCGACCGACTGGGGCAAGTCGCTTCAGCGGCAGCTGGAGTTCTACCAGTGGCTGCAGTCGTCCGAGGGTGCGATCGCGGGCGGTGCGACCAACAGCTGGCAGGGCCGGTACGCCACCCCGCCGGCCGGCACCTCCACCTTCTACGGCATGGCCTACGACTGGCAGCCCGTCTACCACGACCCGCCGTCCAACCAGTGGTTCGGGTTCCAGGCCTGGTCCGTGGAGCGGGTCGCCGAGTACTACCAGCAGACCGGGAACGCCCAGGCCAAGGCGGTCCTGGACAAGTGGGTGAAGTGGGCGCTGTCCAAGACCACGATCAACCCGGACGGCACCTACCGGATCCCCTCCACCCTCCAGTGGTCGGGCCGGCCCGACACCTGGAACCCGTCGAGTCCCGGCTCCAACAGCGGACTGCACGTCACCGTCGCCGACTACACCGACGACGTCGGCGTGGCCGCCGCCTACGCCAGGACCCTGACGTACTACGCCGCCAGGTCCGGCGACGCCGCCGCCAAGTCCACGGCGAAGGCGCTGCTGGACGGCATGTGGAACAACCACCAGGACGGCCTCGGCATCGCCGTCCCCGAGACCCGCACCGACTACAGCCGGTTCGGTGACAGCGTCTACGTGCCGAGCGGCTGGACCGGCACCATGCCGAACGGCGACGCGATCAACTCCTCGTCCACCTTCACCTCGCTCCGGTCCTTCTACAAGAGCGACCCGAACTGGTCGAAGATCGAGGCCTACCTCAGGGGCGGTGCCGCGCCCGTCTTCACCTACCACCGCTTCTGGGCGCAGGCCGACATCGCGCTGGCCATGGGCTCGTACGCGGAGCTGCTCGAATAA